Proteins found in one Streptomyces sp. CB09001 genomic segment:
- a CDS encoding TraR/DksA C4-type zinc finger protein, whose protein sequence is MSLDASRIEPRPERLTAHEARQRLEHARNTRVTQLQALAESGQADDQLMSAQKAAIERVLKEIDEAFARVEDGTYGACLGCGKPVPGERLEILPYTRYCVACQRRAAS, encoded by the coding sequence GTGTCGCTCGACGCCTCCCGCATCGAACCCCGCCCCGAGCGGCTGACCGCTCACGAGGCGCGCCAGCGCCTCGAACACGCCCGCAACACCCGCGTCACCCAGCTGCAGGCCCTCGCCGAGAGCGGCCAGGCGGACGACCAGCTGATGTCCGCGCAGAAGGCCGCGATCGAGCGGGTGCTCAAGGAGATCGACGAGGCCTTCGCCCGGGTCGAGGACGGCACCTACGGCGCCTGCCTGGGCTGCGGCAAGCCCGTACCGGGGGAGCGCCTGGAAATCCTTCCCTACACGCGGTACTGCGTCGCCTGCCAGCGCCGCGCCGCCTCCTGA
- a CDS encoding TraR/DksA C4-type zinc finger protein encodes MVNNQTIGDRDTRLSPLSPEDLAALRDNLQEQRLFREEQLRQIAAFPSRTDELIQRRSAAQTEVRVKLAASARMVLADVEAALDRIAEGRYGRCHLCRRAIDRDRLVIVPQARYCARCQQVREAGR; translated from the coding sequence GTGGTGAACAACCAGACCATCGGCGACCGCGACACGCGTCTGTCGCCCCTGTCGCCCGAGGACCTCGCCGCGCTCCGGGACAACCTCCAGGAGCAACGACTGTTCCGCGAGGAGCAGTTGCGGCAGATCGCGGCGTTCCCGTCCCGCACCGACGAGCTGATCCAGCGGCGGTCCGCCGCGCAGACCGAGGTCCGGGTCAAGCTGGCGGCCTCCGCGCGCATGGTCCTCGCCGACGTGGAAGCGGCGCTCGACCGCATCGCCGAGGGCCGTTACGGCCGTTGTCATCTGTGCCGGCGCGCCATCGACCGCGACCGCCTGGTGATCGTGCCGCAGGCCCGCTACTGCGCCCGCTGCCAGCAGGTGCGGGAGGCCGGACGATGA
- a CDS encoding HAMP domain-containing sensor histidine kinase, with amino-acid sequence MSLFWRIFGLNAVVLGFATALLLWAPVTVSVPILLTEAVVLVLGMGVMLVANGALLRWGLAPLERLTKLMTTVDLLRPGQRLPISGGGEVPELIRTFNAMLERLENERATSSARVLLAQEAERRRIAQELHDEVGQSMTAILLVLGRAADDAEEPLRDELHQAQEITRESLDEVRRLVRRLRPGVLDDLGLISALSSLTHDFATHTGLRVVRRFDADLPVLDHETELVLYRVAQESLTNAARHADAERLEVGLARADGAVTLTVADDGRGIEAAHEGAGIRGMRERALLIGAALDITSAPGAGTRIRLTAPLPRK; translated from the coding sequence GTGTCCCTGTTCTGGCGGATCTTCGGGCTCAACGCGGTGGTGCTGGGCTTCGCCACGGCGCTGCTGCTGTGGGCTCCGGTGACCGTCTCCGTGCCGATCCTGCTGACCGAGGCCGTCGTCCTCGTGCTCGGCATGGGCGTCATGCTGGTGGCCAACGGCGCCCTGCTGCGCTGGGGCCTGGCGCCGCTGGAGCGGCTCACCAAGCTGATGACCACCGTCGACCTGCTGCGCCCCGGCCAGCGGCTGCCGATCTCCGGCGGCGGTGAGGTCCCGGAGCTGATCCGCACTTTCAACGCCATGCTGGAGCGCCTGGAGAACGAGCGGGCCACCAGCAGTGCCCGCGTCCTGCTCGCCCAGGAGGCGGAGCGGCGCCGCATCGCCCAGGAGCTGCACGACGAGGTCGGGCAGAGCATGACCGCGATCCTGCTGGTCCTGGGGCGGGCCGCGGACGACGCCGAGGAGCCGCTGCGCGACGAGCTGCACCAGGCGCAGGAGATCACCCGGGAGAGCCTGGACGAGGTCCGCCGCCTGGTGCGCCGGCTGCGGCCGGGCGTCCTGGACGACCTCGGCCTGATCAGCGCGCTGTCCTCGCTCACGCACGACTTCGCCACCCACACCGGTCTGCGGGTGGTGCGCCGTTTCGACGCCGACCTGCCGGTCCTGGACCACGAGACCGAGCTGGTCCTCTACCGTGTGGCGCAGGAGAGCCTGACCAACGCCGCCCGCCACGCGGACGCCGAGCGCCTGGAGGTGGGCCTGGCCCGGGCCGACGGCGCGGTGACGCTCACCGTCGCCGACGACGGGCGCGGCATCGAGGCGGCGCACGAGGGCGCCGGCATTCGCGGCATGCGGGAACGGGCCCTGCTCATCGGGGCCGCCCTCGACATCACCTCGGCACCCGGCGCCGGCACCCGCATCCGGCTCACCGCACCCCTTCCCAGGAAGTAG